TGAGACGGTGATCGGCGGCTCTGCCGTGGTGCTGGCCTTCGTGCTGGTGCCGCTGCTGCTGCAACGGGACGATCCGATGGATCCGCGCCGGTTCGCCTTCTTCGGCATCCCTGCGCCCCGGCTCGCACTGGCCGAGGCTGTGAGCGCCGTCGTCGCGCTCCCCGTCATCGCCGCGATCGTCTTCGCGGTGGCCACGGTCCTCGCCTGGTCGCCGACCCCCCTCGGTGTGCCGCTCGCTCTGGTCGGCGCAGTGCTCGGTGTGGCCACCTGCGTGCTCTGCGGCCGGATCTTCTCGTCGCTCTCAGCCCTATTGCTCGTCACCCGGCGCTCCCGCGAGGTGGCCGGCGTCGTCGGCGTCTTCGTGCTCGTGCTGCTGGCACCCGGGGTTGCGCTGGCTCTGACCGTCAACTGGGGGCTCGCGGTCTCGAGTCTCAGCCTCAGCGTCGCCCTGATGCTGAGCTTCACGCCGCTCGGCGCGGCCTGGGCCATCCCGGCGGCGGCGGCCAACGGCGACAGCGGCGGAGCGCTCCTCTGCTTCCTCATCGCGATTGTCTCCGTGGCTGTGCTCTGGTTCGCCTGGCGTACGCTCGTCGCCCTGATGCTCACCTCTGCCCGCCCCGAGAGCGACGAGCAGGTGCAGCCGCGGGGACTCGGCTGGTTCGGCAGTCTCCCGTCGACACCCGCGGCGGCTGTGGCCGCCCGGAGTCTGACCTACTGGTCTCGCGATCCCCGCTACTACGTGCCGCTCGTCATCATCCCGATCGTTCCGATCCTGCTCGCGGTACCACTGGTGGTCGTGGGTTTCCCGCTCGAGTACTACGCACTCGTGCCGCTGCCGATCATGTGCCTCTTCCTCGGGTTCGCGATCCACGACGACGTCGCGCTCGACAACACCGCCGTCTGGCTGCACATCGTGTCCGGCCGGCGTGGGCTGGCCGACCGGCTGGGACGTCTGGCGCCGGTGCTGCTGATCGGGCTCCCCCTGATCGGGATCGGCTCGGTCATCACCGTCTTCGTCTCCGGCAATGCCGCGGCCCTTCCCGCCCTCCTCGGGGTGAGCTCGTGCCTCCTGTTCGCTTCGGTCGGGTTCGGCAACCTCATTTCGGCGCGCTTCCCGTACGCGGCGACCCGCCCGGGGGAGAGCCCCTTCACGCAGCCCCAGCTCACCGGCTCCACGTCGGTGTTCGTGCAGGTGGCCACGGTCGCCGGAACTCTCGCCGTCGCGTCGCCGGCGATCGTCTTCGGAGTGCAGGCCATCCTGTTCGGCCAGCCCGACCTCTACTGGGCGTCGCTCTGGTGGGGCGTTCTGACCGGGGTGGGGGTGCTCGCCCTCGGCACGATCGTCGGCGGCGCCGTCTTCAATCGGAGAGGCCCGGAGATCCTCGCGGCGTCTGTTCGCGGTTAGACTTTTGCCATGAGTATTTCAGAGCCCGGCGGGCTGCCCGACGGTGGTGGTACCGCGACGCTCGACCGTGAACTGGAGGAGCTGCTCGAAGCGGAGCAGTTCGATCCGGGCGACCATGACCGCTTCTCGCACTATGTGCAGAAGGAGAAGATCCTCGAGTCGGCACTCAGCGGAGCACCGGTGAAGGCGCTCTGCGGCAAGACGTGGGTTCCCGGCCGCGACCCCGACAAGTTCCCGGTCTGCCCGACCTGCAAAGACATCTACGAGGGCCTGATCGCCGACGAGTAGCCAGCAGCTGGAGCAGTCAGTCGCTGGAGTAGCCAGCAGCTGGAGTAGTCAGCGGCCGCGCTCGGCGGCGTACTCGGTCGGGATGATCGCCTCACCGCCGCGCGAGAGACGGAACGCGCTCAGCGGCAGCTCGCGAAGCGCCTCGACGTGGTGCTCCCGTGCTCGTTTCACGCCGGCCGCCCCGAGGTGCTCGTCGAGCGGTACTCCGTCGACCACGAGGTCGACCAGGAGAGGACGCTCGGCCCCAGCGGCAGCAGAGCCACCCGCCTCCTCCAGCCCCTCGACGTAGAGCACCTCGGCGGTGGCCGTGCCCCTGTCGTCGAGCCGCCGCACGGCGTTCTTCCGGCCACCGATCGTGCTCTTCTTCGCGGAGCGCTTGGCCACCGACATCCACTCGCCGTCGTCGCCTCGATGGGCGACGAGCTTGTAGACCATTCCGGCAGCGACCGACCCCGAGCCGGTGACGACCGAGGTTCCGACGCCGTACGAGTCGACCGGTGTGGCCGCGAGGGCGGCGATCGTGTACTCGTCGAGGTCGTTGGTCACCGTGATCTTCGTGTTGTGGTTGCCGAGGGCATCGAGGCGTGCCCGAACGGAGGCCACCAGCGCGGGCAGGTCACCCGAG
Above is a genomic segment from Subtercola boreus containing:
- a CDS encoding ABC transporter permease; its protein translation is MVAQLVGLRLSLLRNIFTGSRSRRVVVGLGLLAGLVAVIAVFLRIARLAGTDAVLARNETVIGGSAVVLAFVLVPLLLQRDDPMDPRRFAFFGIPAPRLALAEAVSAVVALPVIAAIVFAVATVLAWSPTPLGVPLALVGAVLGVATCVLCGRIFSSLSALLLVTRRSREVAGVVGVFVLVLLAPGVALALTVNWGLAVSSLSLSVALMLSFTPLGAAWAIPAAAANGDSGGALLCFLIAIVSVAVLWFAWRTLVALMLTSARPESDEQVQPRGLGWFGSLPSTPAAAVAARSLTYWSRDPRYYVPLVIIPIVPILLAVPLVVVGFPLEYYALVPLPIMCLFLGFAIHDDVALDNTAVWLHIVSGRRGLADRLGRLAPVLLIGLPLIGIGSVITVFVSGNAAALPALLGVSSCLLFASVGFGNLISARFPYAATRPGESPFTQPQLTGSTSVFVQVATVAGTLAVASPAIVFGVQAILFGQPDLYWASLWWGVLTGVGVLALGTIVGGAVFNRRGPEILAASVRG
- a CDS encoding DUF3039 domain-containing protein, translating into MSISEPGGLPDGGGTATLDRELEELLEAEQFDPGDHDRFSHYVQKEKILESALSGAPVKALCGKTWVPGRDPDKFPVCPTCKDIYEGLIADE